The bacterium DNA segment GCAAGACTGACAATGAAATGGCAGATATAGTACAAAAACAAAGAAGCAGGTTATTAAAAAAAATTATGCCTGTTTGTGACCCTTAATTATTTCAGGCTCATTATTTGACTGGAAAAGACTGAGTGGTTTAATTTAGATGTAAACAAGAGTATGAAGATTGAGCAACATTGGGACGGTAAGCCAAAAGAATCGCCAAAAAGTTACGCTTGGCTACAATATGATAATAAACACTTATACCTTGCTGTAAAAAGTGAATCTGACCCTTGGACAAAAGATATGCCCATCTCCTTAAAAGAACGTATACCAATGATAGAGGTATCTTTTGAAAGTCAGGAAGGAACTCACAGTAAAGGATGGTGGCTTGAAGATATGCCAACAGGTCCCATTTACACATTGTGGGGGCATTTTAATGGAAAGATGGAAGTTGTGAATACCTTTGGTATGCCTTACGAAAAACTTGTTAATCTGGAAAAACATATAGAATATAAACATTCTGTCCAGAACGTTGAAAATCTTTCTTGGACAGCTGAATGGAAGATACCTTTTTCAGAAATAGGAATATCACCAAACGAAGTGGATAAACTATGTTTTAATATAGGTGTTTGGAAAAGAGGTGGCTGGTTTGCTTGGATTGCAACTGGCTCTTCTATATGGGAGATTGAAAAAGCAGGCTTTATTAAATTTGCAAAGTAGTGGGTATCGTGATGTCAGCAGACTAAACTAACAGGTGAACCTGTTTACCAATTGGACAAACTTTTTAGACTCTTCAAAAGTTTTTCCTTCTGATATAACTGCTGATATAGCACAAAAAGAATCTGCCCCTGCTTCCATTACAGATAAACCGTTCTTTAAATCTATCCCACCAATAGCAACAATAGGTGTTTTTATTTGGGACTTTAAATCTTTTATTAGTTGCAACCCTGCTTGTTCACCAGCATCTTTTTTTGTGAATGTTGTAAAAATAGGTGACGCTCCAACATAATCAGCTCCACATTTTTCTGCTTCAACAGCTTCTTTTATGTTATGAACAGTTACTCCTATTATCGCATCTTTTCCCATAAGAACTCTTGCTTCCTGGCAGGGAATATCATCTTGCCCAAGATGTACCCCGTCTGCGTCTACCGCAAGAGCTATATCTATCCTATCATTTATAATTAAAAGAGTTTTATTGTTACATATCTTTTTTAATATTAATGCCTCTTTAAACATTTCTCTACTACTTTTATTTTTTTCTCTATACTGGACTATTTTCACCCCTGCTTTAATAACTGCCTTAACATCTTCTTCTACACCAATTTTAGAAAGATTACAGTCTGTTACAAAATAGAAACCCATCTTGTGCAAATTTAGATTAAGTTTATTCATTACATCTTTTCCAATTGTTCTAAATCCTCAATCTCTTTAGCCGACAGATTATAAAGAGCATCATAAAAACATACCTTAAAAGAGCCAGGTCCTTTGGTTTTTTTTGCAGCCAACTCTCCGGCAATTCCAAACAGAACAAGTGCTGTTGCCGAGGCTACTGAATAATCTTTTTCGACAGCAGAAAAAGCACCAATCATAGAAGCTGCCATACACCCTGTACCAACAATGTTTCCCATCATATAATGTCCGTTTTTACAAACATATACGGTATCTTTGTTAGATATAATATCCTCTTTGCCAGTAATAACAACTGTAAAGTTTTTTTCTTTAGCAAGTTTTTTGGCTAACACTCTTAGGTCAACTTCTACTTCTGTAGATTCAACACCTTTAGTAAACGTTTCCAAACCAGCAATAGAAGCGATTTCAGAAGCATTACCCTTTAACACATCTACTTCTATTTCTTTAAGAAGTTCTCTAATTATTTCATTTCTATACCTTGTTGCACCAACCCCAACTGCATCCAACACAACAGGAATATGCTTCTCATTAGCTTTCTTTCCAGCCAATTTCATAGCATCCACCAGACTATTTGTAAGAGTGCCAATATTTAATACCAACGCAGAAGATATCGCAACCATATCTGCAACCTCATCGGGCGAATGAGCCATCACAGGTAGCGCCCCTGTTGCCCTTACGATATTAGCACAATCATAAATAGTTACCCAGTTAGTGATGTGGTGTATAAGAGGTTTTTCTTTTTTTACCTTATCAAATATCTTTACTGTTCTATTCATTAAGTTTCTCCATAAACAACAATCTTAAACCCACCTATCATATTTTTTACCAAATTCAATGGTATCTTCAAAGGATGTTACTCCAGTTGTTGCACCAACAGAAGTTGCTATTTTTCCTCCAGTAATATTTGCAAGCATCCCACATTTTTTAAAAGAGAAACCTTTAACAATTCCTGCTATAAACCCTGCCGCATAAGCATCACCACAACCTGTAGTATCAATTTTTGGAGCGTCAGGCGCAAAAATTCGGTATTCTTCATCTTTGTTTTTTATATAAGAACCATCAGCACCCATTTTTAGACAAATATTTTTTACACCTCTATCCATAAAAAAGTTAGCAATCTCGGTCGGGTCATCTTTACCAGCAATCATTTTAGCTTCTTCAATACTTGGTATAAAATAATCAATATACGGTAATGATTCTTCAATAAGTTCCATCCATTTACCAGTTGAGTCCCACGCAGTATCAAGACACGTTATAAGACCAAAACTTTTAACTTTCTTTAATGTTTCAGCTAAAGGTTTCCCATCAAATCCAGGCATTAAAAAAACACCAGCAATATGTATTAACGGAAAGGTTTTTATATAATCAAAATCTATATCTTCCAGTTTAATATCCCCGTTTGCACCGGTAGAATGTATAAAAGACCGTTCACCGTCAGAGTGTATAAACACAAGTGTTCCCGAGGTAGATTTAGTTTCACTTTTTTTTATCCTGCTTACATCGATATTTTCTTCTTTTAATTTACCGAGTAGAAAGTTACCAAGATTATCGTTTCCGACCTTCCCAGATATAGATACATTTATTCCAAGTTTACTAAGCACAACTCCTGTATTACTTGCACAACCACCAATATGAAGTTCTGTACGTTCTGTTAAAATCAATTTACCCTTTTCTGGTGCTGCTTCTACTGGTCTACCTAAAAAATCTCCAACAATAATACCCAGACACATAACTTTGTTTTCCATAACTCCTCCCTTAAAAAATATTTTTTTGGACTATCTTTTTCGTCCCTTCAATTTCTAAATCATTAATAATTATATCTTTAACAGTTTTGTAAACCTCTTCTTGAGCTTTAATTATAGAAGTATCTCGAAACTTCTCATAAGCCTTCCTTACAGCTGTCGCAATATTGATTTTTGATATTCCTGCGTTGATTCCTTCTTTTATATACTCTTTTTTAATACCTGTCCCGCCATGCAACACAAGAGGTACATTAGTGGCGTTTCTTAATTTTTTTATATGGTCTATATCAAGGCGTGCTTCAACTTTTTCTAAATCTCTCAAAGAGACAGACACAGCTCCGTGCACGCTTCCTGCTGCTATTGATAACCAATCAACATTTGTTTCTTTTACAAAAGTAGCAGCTTCTTCAACAGAAGTAAAACCTTGTTTCGTTGAAAAAAGTTCTTCATAAGGCGGGAGTTCTTTCTCTTCATGCCCCATTACTGCCCCCAATTCCGCTTCAACAGGCACATTGTAAGAATGGGCTAACCCAACAACCTTTTCTACAGCACTGATATTCTCTTCTAAACTGAGCCGAGAACCGTCTACCATAACAGAATGGTACCCAAGTTGAAGCGCCTCTTCTATTATTTTTATATAATCTACTTTTTTCCCGTCTTCATCAACAACAGGTATATGGTCTAAATGTAACTTGACACAAATCTCGTTTTTTGCAACAGTTTGAAACTCATTATAGACAGATTCAAGACTTTCAACTTTAAATTTTGTCCATTCAAGCCGAGCAACTTCTACCATCCCAAAAATTTTTGTATCTTTAATTGCTTGAACTATAGGTTTAATAGCAGGCAAATAAAAGATATTGAATGCAGGAATAACAATTCCCGAATTAAATGCATTTATCATTGCTTTGGAAGTATTCATATTAACCGTTTTTATAATAGTTGTTATTGTTTTGAAAGTGTCGTATATATATAATTATATTTTATAAACGTGACATACACAAATCAAAAACATTTTATAACATTATTTAAAATAATTGAAAATAGATTGTTGATAGTTTAAAATAATAAAATAAACGTTAAGAGAGTTCTTTAATACTTTAATTAGAGGAGCAATTATGAGAAAGCTTGCATTTTTTATAGGAGCACTATTTTCTGCAGGAATTGCAATGTATGACCCATACCTTATGATAAAAGGTATTGACATCTTTTTTTGCTACGAGTTTTGGGCACCAGCGGCTATTTTTGTTCTTTTTTTTATGCTTCTCTTGTCGTGTATACACCGATTTTTTGAATTTAACCAACAAGAACTCCTTCTAATATTTGTAATGGCTTCAACTGCTTCTATTTTACCAAGTATGGGTTTTGTGTCGTCTTTAATCCCTATAGTTTCGGGTTTTACTTATTTTGCAACCCCAGCCAACAAATGGGCAGAACTTATAGTAGATAAGACGCCTTCTTTGCTTATGGTTAAAGATATGCAAGCAATAACCTGGTTTTACGAAGGGTTACCTTACGGTAAACAGATACCTTTTCTTCCTTGGTTAGCTCCGATGGGTTTTATATTGCTTTTTATTCTTGTTTTCTCTTTTTTAAGTATTTGTATAATGGTGCTTTTTAGGAAACAGTGGATAGAAAAAGAGAGATTGATATACCCCCTCACCATACTTCCTCTTGAAATGGTAAATAAAAAGAAAGGTTCAAGAATACCGGTTCTTTTTAAAGATAAATTGTTCTGGCTTGCCTTTACTCTTATTTTTTTATTTTATTTATTCAACTGGTTTTCTATCCGTTCAACTGGGTCGCCTGCTCTTTCAATAAGAGGTAATATTGCTCTATTTCGTAAAAGTATGAGACTTACCCTAAACCCTGCATTTCCTATAATAGGGTTAGCATATCTAATTCCTCGTAGTGTTTCCCTCTCTTTATGGCTTTTCCCTGTACTATTTACAATCCAGAGCGGTCTAATTAGTATTAGCGGTTTCAAACTTCCCGGTATAAACGAAACTTATGGAGGTCGTTCTGCTATAACATCTTTTGAAGGGGCGGGCGCTATGCTTGTACTTGTTATTTCACTATTTTGGCGTGCACGCAAACATTTATCAGATTGTTTCCGTAAAGCCTTCTGCAAAAATTGCGACATTGATGATTCAGAAGAACTTCTATCTTATCGCACTTCAATTTTTGGCGGTATAATAAGTCTATTTCTTGTGATATCTTTTATGAGATATTCTGGTATGCCCTGGTTTACGGCTATAATGTTTGTACTCTTTTCTTTAATAGTGTTTATAGGTATTGCGCGTGTAGTATGTCAAGCCGGGTTACCCCAAACTCGTGCAATGTGTATTCCAACAGTATATACTGCTTACCTTCTACCACCAAACCTTGTTACAGACCAAGGGTATTTGGCTCTTGGTATGCAATACAGTTGGGCAGCCGATATAAGAACCTCTGTGATGGCAACCACCGGACACTCCTTAAAAATTCAAGAGAAAGTAAAAATATCTTCCAGACTACTTTTTACAGGTATTATTGTTGCTCTGATTATTTCTTACGTTTGTTCTGCTTGGGTCCATATCAACGCTGGTTATCGTGTTGGCGCATTAAATGCTTCTGCAGCAAGAACTGGTGGTGGTTTATGGTTTTTTGGAGGTGGAGAAACTCGTTTTATAGCCAACTTTATGCTTCCTAAAATAGATAACCCAATTACTCGGGAGATAATAGTATCACGTTATATCTTTACGGCTCTGGGAGCTTTTTTGATGGGAATATTAATGTTTGTCCACTCAAGGTTTATGTGGTGGCCATTACATTATATAGGGTTTCCTATAGGTGAGGCAGCTCCTTTGTTACAAAGTTGGTTTGCTATTTTTATTGCCTGGCTATTAAAAGGGTTAATATTGAAATTTGGCGGTCACAATGTTTACAAAAGAAGTGTACCTTTCTTTCTTGGTATGATACTTTCACATGTTACATGGCTTGTTGTGCATAGCGTTTTATCTCTTGTTTTAAAGAAATGAACAAGTGCAACTCTTTTTACACTGTTTCACTAAACCCTTCTATTGACTACTCTTTTTATTTATCTGATGAAATTTTGTATGACGATATAAACAGAGTAAAAGAGACTTTAGTAAACGCTGGAGGTAAAGGACTTAACGTTGCAAGAATGCTCACAAAACTACACTGTAAATGTGTAGCAATCACTTTTCTTGGTGGGGAGAATGGAGAAAAACTTGAAACCCTTTTAAATCAAGAAGGTGTTGAATATATAAATATAAAAATTAAAGAAAACGTACGAAGTGTATATAATTTTTTTAGCAAAGAGAAGGTTTTAAGGTTTAATGAAACAGGACCAAAAATCTCACATTCTGAAAAGAATAAGTTATTCAAACTGTTTGATAATATAAACCTTAACAGCGGAGATATTCTTGTAATTTCGGGAAGCCTACCTGCTGGGATAGGAACAAAGATATATCCTCAGATAATAAAATTAGCAAAAGATAAAGGGGTTTATACTGTTCTTGATTCAGACCGAGAAGCGTTTAAGGAAGGTATTAAAGAAATTCCAGATATAATAAAACCTAATCTATGGGAACTCGAGAGGGTTTCTCAACAAAAAATAAGTACCCCTGAAACTTTATACAACATACTGGAAAACCTTTGTAAAAAAGGTATCTCTGCCATTCTTCTTACACTCGGTAGCAAAGGAGCTCTATACTTTTCTGTCGACTATATCTACTATGCTTCTGTACCAAAAACAAGAGTGGAAAGCACTGTTGGTTGTGGAGACACTTTTCTTGCGGGGTACCTTTCTGGTGTTTACAAAGGAGAACCTACTGGTAAATGTCTCCGACTTGCTGCTGCCTCTGGCACAGCAAAAGTTATGATTAAAGGTACTCTTATGCCTTCCGATAAAGAAATTACTCAAATATATAAAGAAATTAAAGTTAAGCAGGTGAAAAAAGAAGAGTTTTTAAGACTCTTTAAAGATATTTTGGCTACCCCTGAATCTCTTTAAGAACATTAAAAAATAAGGAAAAATTATGGTAAAACTAAAAACTATAGTAGATTTTTTGGATACTGAACTTAAAATTAAATATTTTGAAGACGCTTCTCACAACGGCCTACAAGTAGAAAACTCTGGGAATATTAAGAAGGTATGTGTTGGTGTTGACGCATCACTTGAGTTTTTTACTCTTGCTTCTAAAGAAGATGCCGACCTTCTTATTTGTCATCACGGTTTAAGTTGGAAAGATTCTTTAAAAAGAATAACAGGTATGAACTATAACAGACTAAAGTTTTTGATAGAAAATGATATTGCTTTATATGCTGCCCATCTACCTTTAGATGCTCATCCAGAGTTGGGGAACAATATCCAGATA contains these protein-coding regions:
- a CDS encoding 1-phosphofructokinase family hexose kinase — protein: MNKCNSFYTVSLNPSIDYSFYLSDEILYDDINRVKETLVNAGGKGLNVARMLTKLHCKCVAITFLGGENGEKLETLLNQEGVEYINIKIKENVRSVYNFFSKEKVLRFNETGPKISHSEKNKLFKLFDNINLNSGDILVISGSLPAGIGTKIYPQIIKLAKDKGVYTVLDSDREAFKEGIKEIPDIIKPNLWELERVSQQKISTPETLYNILENLCKKGISAILLTLGSKGALYFSVDYIYYASVPKTRVESTVGCGDTFLAGYLSGVYKGEPTGKCLRLAAASGTAKVMIKGTLMPSDKEITQIYKEIKVKQVKKEEFLRLFKDILATPESL
- a CDS encoding class II fructose-bisphosphate aldolase encodes the protein MNTSKAMINAFNSGIVIPAFNIFYLPAIKPIVQAIKDTKIFGMVEVARLEWTKFKVESLESVYNEFQTVAKNEICVKLHLDHIPVVDEDGKKVDYIKIIEEALQLGYHSVMVDGSRLSLEENISAVEKVVGLAHSYNVPVEAELGAVMGHEEKELPPYEELFSTKQGFTSVEEAATFVKETNVDWLSIAAGSVHGAVSVSLRDLEKVEARLDIDHIKKLRNATNVPLVLHGGTGIKKEYIKEGINAGISKINIATAVRKAYEKFRDTSIIKAQEEVYKTVKDIIINDLEIEGTKKIVQKNIF
- a CDS encoding carbohydrate kinase family protein; translated protein: MENKVMCLGIIVGDFLGRPVEAAPEKGKLILTERTELHIGGCASNTGVVLSKLGINVSISGKVGNDNLGNFLLGKLKEENIDVSRIKKSETKSTSGTLVFIHSDGERSFIHSTGANGDIKLEDIDFDYIKTFPLIHIAGVFLMPGFDGKPLAETLKKVKSFGLITCLDTAWDSTGKWMELIEESLPYIDYFIPSIEEAKMIAGKDDPTEIANFFMDRGVKNICLKMGADGSYIKNKDEEYRIFAPDAPKIDTTGCGDAYAAGFIAGIVKGFSFKKCGMLANITGGKIATSVGATTGVTSFEDTIEFGKKYDRWV
- the thiM gene encoding hydroxyethylthiazole kinase, giving the protein MNRTVKIFDKVKKEKPLIHHITNWVTIYDCANIVRATGALPVMAHSPDEVADMVAISSALVLNIGTLTNSLVDAMKLAGKKANEKHIPVVLDAVGVGATRYRNEIIRELLKEIEVDVLKGNASEIASIAGLETFTKGVESTEVEVDLRVLAKKLAKEKNFTVVITGKEDIISNKDTVYVCKNGHYMMGNIVGTGCMAASMIGAFSAVEKDYSVASATALVLFGIAGELAAKKTKGPGSFKVCFYDALYNLSAKEIEDLEQLEKM
- the thiE gene encoding thiamine phosphate synthase, translating into MNKLNLNLHKMGFYFVTDCNLSKIGVEEDVKAVIKAGVKIVQYREKNKSSREMFKEALILKKICNNKTLLIINDRIDIALAVDADGVHLGQDDIPCQEARVLMGKDAIIGVTVHNIKEAVEAEKCGADYVGASPIFTTFTKKDAGEQAGLQLIKDLKSQIKTPIVAIGGIDLKNGLSVMEAGADSFCAISAVISEGKTFEESKKFVQLVNRFTC